CTCCACGGTTCTGGGCAGCGGGAACTTCGCGTCCGACCCCCAGCCCCCGAACTCGTCGTCGAAAGCCCCGAGCAGTTGCTCGACCATGTGCTCCTCGATGCGGGCACGGACCTCGCCGCTCGGGGGCGTCCCGTCCCGGAGCGCGCGGGGGACGCGGCCGGCCTCCTCACCCTTGCCGTCCCAGGTGCGTCGCACGGAGTCCAGAATCTCGCGGAAGCCGTCGACGCCGAGGTAGCCCGCACCGGTCAGGATGTCGCCTTCAGGGGTACAGAAGACAGTCGAGGGGAACCCGCCCATGTTGTAGCGCTCGCGGATCCGGGGGTGTCGGTCCACGTCGACTCGCACCGGCACGAACCCGTCGTTGATGTTGGCCGCGATGCGTGGCTCGGTGTAGGTGGTCGCGTCCATCTCGTGGCAGTGGGTACACCAGGGGGCCGACAGCGAGAGCAACACGGGCTTTTTCGCCCGCGCGGCCTCGTCGAAGGCGTCCTGGCCCCACTCGCGCCACTCGACGTTGGTCCGCGCCGCGGAATCGTCCATACCGAGCCGTAGCGATTGCCGAACAAGTATCCTGCGTCCCACGCCCGTCGAAATCCGGCCGGAAGCGGTTCTATTTTGAGTCCCGGGCCGCTATGGCCCCTATGCTCCGCATCATCGGGCTGCTCCTGCTCATCCCGCTTTTGGACATCATGCTGTTGTTCCTGGTTGCGGGCTGGATCGGGCCCCTCTACACCGTCGCCCTGGTCGTCCTCACCGCGCTGATCGGGATGCTCCTGGTCCGGGCCGAGGGCCGCCACACCCTCCGGAAGATCCAGGGCAAACTCGCCCAGGGCGAGCCCCCGACCGACGAACTCATCGACGGCGGCCTGCTGCTGGTTTCCGGCGCGATGTTGCTGACGCCCGGTATCGTCACCGACCTCGTGGGTCTCGTGCTGGTCGTGCCGGTCACGCGCTATCCGGTCCGACTGGCCGCCAAGAAGTGGGTCGTCACGCCCTACGTCGACGCCAAGACCAGCGGCTTCGCCACCGGCAACGTCTACGTCGGCGGCTTCCCCGGCGGCGAGGGGCAGGGCCAGCCCGGCCCGGGACAGTCCGGACAGGGTTCCCAGGACACCTACGACGTGGACAGCGACTCCTACGACGTGGACGACGACTCCAAATAGCGGGTGTGAACGCCCGCCACCCTCTCGGTGAAAAGAAACGCTTAACATAGGCAGGGCGGAACACTCTGATGCGCTCACCTGGGCCAATAGCTCAGTCAGGTTGAGCGCTCGGCTGATAACCGGGAGGTCCACGGTTCAAATCCGTGTTGGCCCACTTTTCGATCGATTCAACTGTTCTATAGCCGAATCTACGTCCTCGTGGTACGAGATAGAGAGCGGTCGTCGGCCTTATATTCACGACACTCGAACTGAAATCCGTGTCGTCGGACGAGTACCTCCGTCGGACAGCGATCACCCG
This Halorientalis sp. IM1011 DNA region includes the following protein-coding sequences:
- a CDS encoding FxsA family protein, with the translated sequence MLRIIGLLLLIPLLDIMLLFLVAGWIGPLYTVALVVLTALIGMLLVRAEGRHTLRKIQGKLAQGEPPTDELIDGGLLLVSGAMLLTPGIVTDLVGLVLVVPVTRYPVRLAAKKWVVTPYVDAKTSGFATGNVYVGGFPGGEGQGQPGPGQSGQGSQDTYDVDSDSYDVDDDSK